In Ascaphus truei isolate aAscTru1 unplaced genomic scaffold, aAscTru1.hap1 HAP1_SCAFFOLD_283, whole genome shotgun sequence, the following proteins share a genomic window:
- the LOC142482960 gene encoding uncharacterized protein LOC142482960, protein MRHFTMQNKEQQQCILNTQEIACIDAMSTLLQEGIQIEESSHLLDISQLSVYELDSSISSTNNHTNITSQPGRPLVLYREQSVDGSADLPSVRDTKIVHSPFSAKSTYFPYHSKGAFVETFYTMVLKDFEQMCLNTTSIRNRNLSKEENIALKELCSLNNLVIRQADKGGGIVLQDRTDYLSEAFRLLGDNTSYIILGQDPMESFQKKYKDLLTQALNMNVINKSEFGFLYIRFPRTPIFYHIPKIHKHISNPPGRPIVSGVESMTSSVSQYVDYFLQPLVTRLKSYLRDTLHVLDSISGIIWKPTYIWATCDITSLYTCIKHNKGLEAVKHFLNLDTSLGNTQSLFILQAITFILEHNYFLFEDIYYLQICGTAMGTRFAPSYANLYMGLWEELHVWGDADLGASLVYYSRYIDDIILIWDGDQELLEHKLQAFNNNDMDLKFTYNVNKNTIVFLDLELEAHLNGEIITKTHFKTVATNSYLHNNSNHYKRWLANIPRGQFLRIRRNCSSHSDFLAQGEILVERFLAKGYDKHIILYMRHFDR, encoded by the coding sequence ATGCGACATTTCACGATGCAAAACAAGGAACAACAACAATGTATACTTAACACACAGGAGATAGCTTGCATTGATGCAATGTCCACCCTGTTACAAGAAGGGATACAAATAGAGGAGTCATCACATTTGTTGGATATAAGTCAGCTATCCGTTTATGAGCTAGATAGTTCTATATCATCTACGAATAATCATACAAATATTACATCACAACCAGGAAGACCCCTAGTTTTATATAGAGAACAAAGTGTTGATGGATCCGCTGATCTCCCTTCAGTAAGAGATACCAAAATAGTCCACTCTCCTTTTTCTGCAAAGTCCACGTATTTTCCTTACCATTCAAAGGGAGCATTTGTTGAAACTTTTTACACCATGGTTCTTAAGGATTTTGAACAAATGTGTTTAAATACAACATCAATACGGAATAGAAATCTATCAAAAGAGGAGAACATCGCACTTAAGGAACTTTGTAGTCTAAACAACCTTGTCATTAGACAGGCGGATAAAGGAGGGGGCATAGTTCTGCAGGACAGAACAGATTACCTGTCAGAGGCTTTTAGACTCTTAGGCGACAATACCTCATATATCATTTTGGGGCAAGATCCTATGGAAAGTTTTCAAAAGAAGTATAAAGATCTTCTTACTCAGGCTCTAAATATGAATGTCATTAACAagtcagaatttggttttctttaCATACGGTTTCCAAGAACACCTATTTTTTACCACATTCCCAAGATACATAAACACATTTCCAACCCTCCTGGAAGACCCATTGTTtcaggggtggagtcgatgacatccagcgtgtcccaatacGTGGATTATTTTCTACAACCTTTAGTCACACGATTGAAATCGTATTTAAGAGACACGTTGCATGTCCTCGACTCCATCTCTGGAATCATTtggaaacccacatacatctgggcaacatgtgatATTACATCTTTGTATACTTGCATTAAACATAATAAAGGTTTAGAAGCagtaaaacattttcttaatttgGACACAAGTTTAGGCAACACACAATCCTTGTTTATTTTGCAGGCCATTACATTCATactagaacacaattattttttatttgaagacatttattatttgcagatctgtgggacggccatgggcacgagatttgcccctagttatgcgaacctctacatgggtttgtgggaggaactacatgtgtggggtgatgcAGATCTGGGGGCGAGTCTTGTGTACTATAgccgttacatagatgacatcatcctaATATGGGATGGTGATCAGGAACTCCTGGAACATAAACTGCAGGCATTTAACAACAATGACATGGATCTGAAGTTTACTTACAATGTTAATAAGAACACGATTGTGTTTCTGGACTTAGAACTGGAGGCTCATTTAAATGGAGAAATCAtcaccaaaacacactttaaaacagtgGCCACCAATAGTTATCTACACAATAATAGCAACCATTACAAAAGATGGTTGGCcaatatccccaggggccaatttctcagaattaggaggaattgttcttcACATTCTGATTTTTTGGCCCAGGGGGAAATATTGGTTGAAAGATTTCTGGCCAAAGGTTATGACaaacacatcatactgtatatgagaCATTTCGACAGGTAG